The following are encoded together in the Arcobacter aquimarinus genome:
- the cysN gene encoding sulfate adenylyltransferase subunit CysN, with protein sequence MAHQSDLISQNIEQYLKEHENKEILRFITCGSVDDGKSTLIGRLLYDSKMIFEDQLAAIEKDSKKVGTTGDKIDLALLVDGLASEREQGITIDVAYRFFSTERRKFIIADTPGHEQYTRNMATGASTADVAIILIDARQGILTQTKRHSYIASLLGIKNLIVAINKMDLVNFSQEVFEKIKNDYNEIIEYLPHNKDLNIQFIPISALDGDNILTNSPKCPWYKELPLMPLLDTIPIHKQESSSFRLPVQYVVRPHLNFRGFSGTIASGEIKVGDEITVLPSRKTSKVKSIVSNDIKDLRPIGKDETVETIQKAFAPMATTITLEDEIDISRGDMIVKTGDIPKVSNHLSVMVVWMDEAPMKLNQNYVIKRATSVINGAFNAIEFKKNINTFEEIDATELALNDIAKCTLSLDREIAVDPYHENRYTGSFIIIDKYNNSTVGAGMIVSSVEGFAHLEEEKKVYSKAEIELNEFIRRNYPEWECKAI encoded by the coding sequence ATGGCACATCAATCAGATTTAATTTCACAAAATATAGAACAATATTTAAAAGAACATGAGAATAAAGAAATCTTAAGATTTATTACTTGTGGAAGTGTTGATGACGGTAAATCAACTCTAATTGGAAGATTATTATACGATTCAAAAATGATTTTTGAAGACCAATTAGCTGCTATTGAAAAAGATAGTAAAAAAGTTGGAACAACTGGTGATAAAATTGACTTAGCACTTTTAGTTGATGGATTAGCAAGTGAAAGAGAACAAGGTATTACTATCGATGTTGCTTATAGATTTTTCTCAACAGAAAGAAGAAAATTCATCATCGCAGATACTCCAGGTCACGAGCAATACACAAGAAATATGGCAACAGGTGCAAGTACAGCTGATGTTGCTATTATTTTAATTGATGCAAGACAAGGTATTTTAACACAAACTAAAAGACACTCTTATATTGCAAGTCTTTTAGGAATTAAAAACCTAATTGTTGCAATAAATAAAATGGATTTAGTTAACTTTAGCCAAGAAGTATTTGAAAAAATCAAAAATGATTATAATGAGATTATTGAATATCTTCCTCATAACAAAGATTTGAATATTCAATTTATTCCTATTTCTGCATTGGATGGAGATAATATTTTAACAAATTCTCCGAAGTGTCCTTGGTATAAAGAGCTTCCATTGATGCCGTTGTTAGACACAATTCCTATACATAAACAAGAGTCTTCTTCATTTAGACTTCCTGTTCAATATGTGGTACGTCCTCATCTAAACTTTAGAGGTTTTAGTGGAACAATTGCAAGTGGGGAAATCAAAGTTGGTGATGAAATTACTGTATTACCATCAAGAAAAACATCAAAAGTTAAATCAATAGTATCAAATGATATTAAAGATTTAAGACCAATTGGAAAAGATGAAACTGTTGAAACAATACAAAAAGCATTTGCTCCAATGGCAACAACAATTACTCTTGAAGATGAAATTGATATTAGTCGTGGTGATATGATAGTTAAAACTGGAGATATTCCAAAAGTATCAAATCACCTTTCAGTTATGGTTGTTTGGATGGATGAAGCTCCTATGAAACTAAATCAAAACTATGTAATCAAAAGAGCAACATCAGTAATTAATGGTGCATTTAATGCTATTGAATTTAAAAAGAATATTAATACATTTGAAGAAATTGATGCAACAGAATTAGCATTAAATGATATTGCAAAATGTACTTTATCATTAGATAGAGAAATTGCAGTTGATCCATACCATGAAAACAGATACACAGGAAGTTTTATCATTATTGATAAATACAATAACTCAACTGTTGGGGCTGGTATGATTGTATCTTCAGTTGAAGGTTTTGCTCATTTAGAAGAAGAGAAAAAAGTTTATTCAAAAGCAGAAATTGAGTTAAATGAATTTATTAGAAGAAATTATCCTGAGTGGGAATGTAAGGCAATCTAA
- a CDS encoding DUF2061 domain-containing protein — protein sequence MHEKAYRSVVKTISWRTVGTLDTMIISYFVTGNLVMAASIGTIELVTKMVLYYFHERAWNKLSFGRVKTQENDYQI from the coding sequence ATGCACGAAAAAGCATATAGGTCAGTTGTAAAAACTATCTCTTGGAGAACAGTTGGAACTTTAGATACGATGATTATTTCATATTTTGTAACGGGTAATTTAGTAATGGCAGCCTCAATAGGAACTATTGAATTAGTTACTAAAATGGTTTTATATTATTTTCATGAGAGAGCTTGGAATAAACTATCTTTTGGAAGAGTAAAAACACAAGAAAATGATTATCAAATTTAG
- a CDS encoding aminotransferase class V-fold PLP-dependent enzyme — translation MTKDIFRPFFNENTNILEFIRYNTIGKNKKEYFDYTASGLAFRQIENRIFDVLETYANTHSKEASNADTTSNYYEEARKNLAKSFDLNDEFAILPCGCGTTAAIKKFQELLGIYIPPATIKRFGITVAKKKLPLIIVGPYEHHSNEVSYREALCEVKRIRLTNDGLVDLVQLKETLQENMHREIIGCFCIASNVSGIITPYEEISKLIKRYGGKVLFDAAASSPYINVPCQLYDALVLSPHKLLGGPGSCGLLIIRKNLIDTSIAPTFAGGGTVEYVNKDSQYYQKDIEAREDAGTPPILQFIRASLAYQLRNEIGFDFIKDRKNELKEYFISELKNIPNCEIYGNQEVENIGIVSFNIKGLSPYDLCNNLSLNDNFQTRAGCSCAGPYGHDLLGIQQLDMTNRPGWVRISIHFSQTKEEIKSLIEGIKKILK, via the coding sequence ATGACAAAAGATATTTTTAGACCATTTTTCAATGAAAATACAAATATATTAGAATTTATTAGATACAACACAATTGGAAAAAATAAAAAAGAGTATTTTGATTACACAGCTTCAGGACTTGCATTTAGACAAATAGAAAATAGAATTTTTGATGTTTTAGAAACTTATGCTAATACTCACTCAAAAGAGGCTTCAAACGCTGATACTACATCAAACTATTATGAAGAAGCTAGAAAAAACTTAGCAAAAAGTTTTGATTTAAATGATGAGTTTGCAATACTTCCGTGTGGTTGTGGAACAACAGCTGCTATAAAAAAATTTCAAGAGTTATTAGGAATATACATTCCACCTGCAACTATCAAAAGATTTGGAATAACTGTAGCTAAAAAGAAACTTCCTTTAATCATTGTTGGACCGTATGAACACCATTCAAATGAGGTAAGCTATAGAGAAGCTTTATGTGAAGTAAAAAGAATCAGACTTACAAATGATGGATTAGTTGACCTTGTTCAATTAAAAGAGACTTTACAAGAAAATATGCATAGAGAAATAATTGGTTGTTTTTGTATTGCTTCAAATGTATCTGGAATAATCACTCCTTATGAAGAGATATCAAAACTTATCAAACGTTATGGTGGGAAAGTTTTATTTGATGCAGCAGCAAGTAGTCCTTATATAAATGTTCCTTGCCAACTTTATGATGCTTTAGTTTTATCTCCTCATAAACTTTTAGGAGGTCCGGGAAGTTGTGGATTATTAATTATTAGAAAAAATCTTATTGATACATCAATTGCTCCAACATTTGCTGGTGGTGGAACAGTAGAATATGTAAATAAAGATTCACAATATTATCAAAAAGATATAGAAGCTAGAGAAGATGCTGGAACTCCACCCATTTTGCAATTTATTCGAGCTAGTTTAGCATATCAACTAAGAAATGAAATAGGTTTTGATTTTATAAAAGATAGAAAAAATGAATTAAAAGAATATTTTATAAGTGAATTAAAAAATATACCAAATTGTGAAATCTATGGAAATCAAGAAGTTGAAAATATAGGAATAGTCTCTTTCAATATAAAAGGTTTAAGTCCTTATGATTTATGTAATAATTTATCTTTAAATGATAATTTTCAAACAAGAGCTGGATGTTCATGTGCTGGACCTTATGGACATGATTTATTGGGAATACAACAATTAGATATGACAAATCGTCCGGGATGGGTTAGAATTTCTATACATTTTTCACAAACAAAAGAAGAGATTAAAAGTTTAATTGAGGGAATAAAAAAGATTTTAAAATAA
- a CDS encoding phosphoadenylyl-sulfate reductase — MSKELIENINKELENKSTQEVVAYFLTKFKNVALSSSLAAEDQVLTDVILKQDKNATIFTLDTGRLHPETYDVMDATNLKYGVKIDVFFPNSEKVQELYQTQGVNGQYESIDNRKNCCNIRKIEPLKRALKDVEVWITGLRASQSVTRVDMPLVEWDENFKVIKVNPLINWSEKDVWDYIKENRVPYNKLHDIGFPSIGCAPCTRAIKEGEDIRAGRWWWENPEHKECGLHKK, encoded by the coding sequence ATGAGTAAAGAATTAATAGAAAATATAAATAAAGAATTAGAAAATAAATCAACTCAAGAAGTAGTAGCTTATTTTTTAACAAAATTTAAAAATGTAGCTTTAAGTTCAAGTTTAGCAGCAGAAGACCAAGTTTTAACAGATGTTATTTTAAAACAAGATAAGAATGCAACAATATTTACATTAGATACAGGAAGACTTCATCCAGAAACTTATGATGTTATGGATGCAACAAATTTAAAATATGGTGTAAAAATTGATGTATTTTTTCCAAATAGTGAAAAAGTACAAGAGCTTTATCAAACTCAAGGTGTAAATGGTCAATACGAAAGTATTGATAATAGAAAAAACTGCTGTAATATCAGAAAAATCGAGCCATTAAAAAGAGCTTTAAAAGATGTTGAAGTTTGGATTACTGGTTTAAGAGCATCTCAAAGTGTTACAAGAGTTGATATGCCTTTAGTTGAATGGGATGAAAACTTTAAAGTAATTAAAGTAAATCCTTTAATCAACTGGAGTGAAAAAGATGTTTGGGATTACATAAAAGAAAATAGAGTTCCATATAACAAACTTCATGATATTGGTTTCCCTAGTATTGGATGCGCTCCTTGTACAAGAGCTATAAAAGAAGGTGAAGATATAAGAGCAGGAAGATGGTGGTGGGAGAACCCAGAACATAAAGAGTGTGGTTTACACAAAAAATAA
- a CDS encoding metallophosphoesterase: MSFIIFFSVFTIVFAFQTYVIKKRLINKLDFNYKTKKYLSLFLYLTFFGVLLYPAARYFPVVPNWLYFLLSLPIGVIFLTFIITLLHEIISFGISKTKYTKNRREFFKKGLDIGAVSFVLATNAKAMDNARNIELEVVDVKIKNLLSPYKIVQISDVHIGGLIDKEFIKNLVDKINLLGADIVVITGDLVDTKLEYAKPALNELANINSKYGTYFIVGNHEYFHGVKPIIDYVNSLGIKTLENENVYIGEENKGFYICGVYDRFGFRYGAFEPDINKALLNTQDFPTVLLAHQPKYINSIEDTKGIDLILCGHTHGGQIFPFNFLVKLEQPYVRGLNVHNEHTLVYVNKGTGFWGPPMRLGASAEITVLKLSS, from the coding sequence ATGAGTTTTATAATATTTTTTTCAGTCTTTACAATTGTTTTTGCTTTCCAAACTTATGTAATAAAAAAACGATTGATAAATAAACTGGATTTTAATTATAAAACTAAAAAATATCTTAGCCTATTTTTATATCTTACATTTTTTGGGGTACTTTTGTATCCAGCAGCTAGATATTTTCCTGTAGTGCCAAACTGGCTCTACTTTCTTTTATCTCTACCAATTGGGGTGATTTTTTTAACATTTATTATCACTTTATTACACGAAATCATCTCTTTTGGTATCTCTAAAACAAAATATACAAAAAATCGAAGAGAATTCTTTAAAAAAGGTTTAGATATAGGTGCTGTTTCTTTTGTTTTAGCTACAAATGCAAAAGCTATGGATAATGCTAGAAATATCGAACTTGAAGTTGTTGATGTAAAAATCAAAAATCTTTTATCTCCTTATAAAATTGTTCAAATTAGTGATGTCCATATTGGAGGATTAATCGATAAAGAATTCATAAAAAATTTAGTTGATAAAATAAATCTATTAGGTGCTGATATTGTTGTAATTACTGGTGATTTGGTTGATACAAAACTAGAATATGCAAAACCTGCTTTAAATGAATTAGCAAATATTAATTCAAAATATGGAACTTATTTTATAGTTGGAAATCACGAATATTTTCATGGTGTTAAACCAATAATTGATTATGTAAACTCTTTGGGAATAAAAACTTTAGAAAATGAAAATGTTTACATAGGTGAAGAAAATAAAGGTTTTTATATTTGTGGAGTTTATGATAGATTTGGATTTAGATATGGTGCGTTTGAACCTGATATAAATAAAGCTCTTTTAAATACTCAAGATTTTCCAACAGTATTGTTAGCTCATCAACCAAAATATATAAACTCTATAGAGGATACAAAAGGTATAGATTTAATACTTTGTGGACATACTCACGGTGGTCAAATTTTCCCTTTTAATTTTTTAGTTAAACTAGAACAACCTTATGTTAGAGGATTAAATGTACACAATGAAC
- a CDS encoding type II toxin-antitoxin system Phd/YefM family antitoxin: MVAYTRDEIVSASDVARSFSTILNSIIDKSKDKLAISKNNKLEAVLLDIEEYERLKNAYDMMEQKEIETILENRTIEDKEISHTKILTIDI; encoded by the coding sequence ATGGTTGCATATACAAGAGATGAAATAGTGTCCGCAAGTGATGTTGCAAGAAGTTTTTCAACTATTCTAAATAGTATTATCGATAAATCAAAAGATAAATTGGCAATCTCAAAAAACAATAAACTTGAAGCAGTTTTATTAGATATTGAAGAGTATGAAAGATTGAAAAATGCCTATGATATGATGGAACAAAAAGAGATAGAAACAATTTTAGAAAATAGAACTATTGAAGATAAAGAAATTTCACATACAAAAATTCTAACAATAGATATTTAG
- a CDS encoding sulfite reductase: MSNNLALNIEKIKKEKSGIDVLADIYFHAVFGEKISPENLERFKWYGIYAQDEQQNYFSIKIPLNMGELNLIQLKTLSLISKQFSDDSLIFSNEQKIEFKNIKIFDLPKIFKLLQEVNLNTFFEAGHTVRRVLTCPVNGIDKTQLIDVEPLANKLNETFIGNKKFENLPNKLQIAISGYEEGCDVQFTPDVSFNAIKDSKEKILFNVKILGNSIGFISPSQVLKTAIAIANIYKDFGERDDVEKSSFEYLVKNLGLIRFYDILNSTINYKIQQSSFKNEISHPRKPRLGINESKIEGQSYIGCKIYDRVVQSSKLDNLSSLLEKYEANRVKLTHKGNIIILDVPTLNAQNLACELEKISFNPFV; the protein is encoded by the coding sequence ATGTCTAATAATTTAGCTTTAAATATTGAAAAAATCAAAAAAGAGAAAAGTGGAATAGATGTCTTAGCCGATATCTATTTCCATGCTGTTTTTGGTGAAAAAATTAGTCCTGAAAATTTAGAAAGATTTAAATGGTATGGAATTTATGCACAAGATGAACAACAAAACTATTTTAGTATAAAAATTCCTCTTAATATGGGAGAATTAAATTTAATCCAATTAAAAACATTAAGTCTTATATCTAAACAATTTAGTGATGATAGTTTGATTTTTTCAAATGAACAAAAAATTGAGTTTAAAAATATAAAGATTTTTGATTTACCAAAAATTTTCAAACTTCTTCAAGAAGTAAATTTAAACACTTTTTTTGAAGCAGGACACACAGTACGAAGAGTTTTAACTTGTCCCGTAAATGGAATAGATAAAACTCAATTAATTGATGTTGAACCTTTAGCAAATAAACTAAATGAAACTTTTATAGGAAATAAAAAATTTGAAAATCTACCAAATAAACTACAAATTGCAATAAGTGGTTATGAAGAGGGTTGTGATGTTCAATTTACTCCTGATGTTAGTTTTAATGCAATAAAAGATTCAAAAGAAAAAATTCTTTTTAATGTGAAGATTTTAGGTAATTCAATTGGTTTTATATCACCTTCACAAGTTTTAAAAACTGCAATTGCAATTGCAAACATTTATAAAGATTTTGGTGAAAGAGATGATGTTGAAAAAAGTAGTTTTGAATATCTTGTTAAAAATTTAGGATTAATTAGATTTTATGATATTTTAAATTCAACCATAAACTATAAAATTCAACAAAGTTCTTTTAAAAATGAGATTTCTCATCCAAGAAAACCAAGGCTTGGAATAAATGAAAGTAAAATTGAAGGACAAAGTTATATAGGTTGTAAAATCTATGATAGAGTTGTTCAAAGTTCTAAACTTGATAATCTATCTTCATTGCTTGAAAAATATGAGGCAAATAGAGTAAAACTAACTCACAAAGGGAATATTATAATTCTTGATGTTCCAACTTTAAATGCACAAAATCTAGCTTGTGAACTTGAAAAAATAAGTTTTAATCCTTTTGTTTAA
- the cysD gene encoding sulfate adenylyltransferase subunit CysD, which yields MQISQDRLTHLKQLEAESMHIMKEVVAEFSNPAMLYSVGKDSSVMLHLLQKAFYPAPPPLPLVHVDTTWKFKEMIEFRDKRAKEVGMELLVYINPKGAEMNISPFTHGSALHTDIMKTEGLKNMLNIQQFDAVFGGARRDEEKSRAKERIYSFRDKNHRWDPKNQRPELWNIYNGRHTKGESIRVFPLSNWTELDIWQYIYLENISIPDLYFAKERDVVEYMGTKIMVDDDRMPENLRKTAKKEMVRFRTLGCYPLTGAVNSTATTLPEIIQEMLICTTSERQGRLIDSDGDASMEKKKQEGYF from the coding sequence ATGCAAATAAGCCAAGATAGGTTAACTCATCTAAAACAACTAGAAGCAGAATCAATGCATATTATGAAAGAAGTAGTAGCAGAATTTTCTAATCCAGCAATGTTATACAGTGTTGGAAAAGATAGTTCAGTTATGTTACATCTTTTACAAAAAGCATTTTATCCAGCGCCTCCACCGCTACCTTTAGTTCATGTTGATACAACATGGAAATTTAAAGAGATGATTGAGTTTAGAGATAAAAGAGCTAAAGAAGTTGGTATGGAACTTTTAGTTTATATCAATCCAAAAGGAGCAGAAATGAATATCTCTCCATTTACTCATGGTTCAGCGTTACACACAGATATCATGAAAACTGAAGGTTTAAAAAATATGTTAAACATTCAACAGTTTGATGCTGTTTTTGGTGGAGCTAGACGTGATGAAGAAAAATCAAGAGCTAAAGAGAGAATTTACTCATTTAGAGATAAAAACCATAGATGGGATCCCAAAAATCAAAGACCTGAACTTTGGAATATTTACAACGGAAGACACACAAAAGGTGAGTCTATCAGAGTATTCCCATTATCAAACTGGACAGAACTTGATATTTGGCAATATATCTATTTAGAAAATATTTCTATTCCTGATTTATACTTTGCAAAAGAAAGAGATGTAGTAGAATATATGGGTACAAAAATCATGGTTGACGATGATAGAATGCCTGAAAATTTGCGAAAAACAGCTAAAAAAGAGATGGTAAGATTTAGAACTTTAGGGTGTTATCCATTAACTGGAGCAGTAAATTCAACTGCTACAACATTACCTGAAATTATTCAAGAAATGCTTATTTGTACAACAAGTGAGAGACAAGGAAGATTAATAGATAGTGATGGTGACGCATCAATGGAGAAAAAGAAACAAGAAGGATATTTTTAA